From the Mustelus asterias chromosome 14, sMusAst1.hap1.1, whole genome shotgun sequence genome, one window contains:
- the tmem37 gene encoding voltage-dependent calcium channel gamma-like subunit, translating into MKLALLLKAQEKLQWKKAGKSVLDTLIRTLIILCTAIAVVLSSISVCSGHWLLADGKLFGLWHFCTLQHDSKPQCTTDLSVAGVEGLYTSLVFTRIVATFAVVLAMFGLEMLITSQICQDAYSRRRWAYGSGLILLAFFMTSVVVLVFAIMLWNFITLTGINLAYWGEFISAFLFFLSGISGLHMYSMTTSDNSVDKA; encoded by the coding sequence GCACAGGAAAAGCTCCAGTGGAAGAAGGCTGGAAAATCAGTACTGGACACATTGATCAGGACGCTGATCATTCTCTGCACAGCAATAGCAGTTGTTCTGTCATCGATTTCTGTGTGCTCTGGGCACTGGCTGCTTGCAGACGGGAAGCTATTTGGACTCTGGCATTTCTGCACTTTACAGCATGACAGCAAGCCTCAATGTACAACAGATTTAAGTGTTGCTGGGGTTGAGGGGTTATACACTTCCCTCGTTTTCACGAGGATCGTCGCCACCTTTGCTGTGGTGCTGGCAATGTTTGGGCTGGAGATGCTAATCACCTCTCAGATTTGTCAGGATGCCTATTCCAGGCGTAGATGGGCATATGGCTCGGGGCTGATCCTCCTGGCTTTCTTCATGACATCTGTTGTTGTACTGGTCTTTGCCATTATGTTGTGGAACTTTATTACACTCACCGGCATCAACTTAGCATACTGGGGCGAGTTCatttctgcttttctttttttCCTCAGTGGTATTAGTGGCCTTCATATGTACAGCATGACGACCTCAGATAATTCAGTAGACAAAGCTTGA